Within Vicia villosa cultivar HV-30 ecotype Madison, WI linkage group LG1, Vvil1.0, whole genome shotgun sequence, the genomic segment CAGATATTTAcataatatttttgtaattttagcTTTTAAAGATATAATGCCTGCAGACCTACCTCTCAAATCACCAACTCTAATAATAAATTTCATATAAAAATGTAATAAATCAGGGGAGGTTAGAGGAAGTAGTTGAGTAGGGATGATCGAAGGTGGTGCAGGGGTTAGTGATTAGTTAGGGGCCAATTAAAATTGGACGATTTGACTAGATGATGGTGCAATTGAAAATTGGCAAAGAATTCTCTTATATGAAGGTAAAGTAGGAAAATTGTGTGAATGGTAAGGGGGTGTAGAAAGTAAATTTTCTATACAAACTTAATGCCCGTCATTTTCAGTTGGGCCCAATTAGAATACCCGGCCCACTGAACTCATTACAGCTAGGGTTTCAATCGAGCAACTGCGGTTTGAATGCTGTAGCTTTTTCCAATCATGGTAAGTAGCGAGTAAGCATGATTCATCTTCGTAATATAATTTGACACGTGATACCGATTCCATCTTATtgacctttttttttttgtggttttcTTTTACTACTATAGTCGATGAATACCATAATCGGAGAAGAAACCAAGGTACATATCAAGTTAGATACACAGATTGATTGTctcattgtttgtttaagttaTAACAAAGATTTAATGTAAttcacaatatttttttaatggtCTTGTTTACCATTATAGCCGCCGGAGGAGATCGAGATTCCAAAGGAATCCTTGAGTGATTGCTCGTCTTCTGGATGTCCAACTTCACCGGTTAAGAAATTTAAACGTGTTCTCGGTCTTGGTCggatttatgatgattcctatAAAAACACTTTATTCGTcagtatatggattttccttcctCATCactgtatgttttttttttttttaatttattttaattttaatttgtttttatttttatttttattgcagcGGGTCACTAATTTATCTGATTCATCTAAAGAGGATATCGTTGTTTGCATGAATGGTATGGTTGAGCATGTTATATCAAATTCATGTTTCCTTTGAATTAACATTAACATTATTCATATATAATTTGTCTCTTAGAGCACCCCAATGTATTGATGATGACCACTCTTACCATATTTCAAGGACGGCAACTTGCTAAACGAATCAAGGTAAACTTTTAACTCTACCAAAATGCTTCTGAATGTTGATTTCAACGTAATTACAACATTTTTCTCTCTAATCTGATGTTCAACATATTTATTTTTGGAGCAGGAGGAGTTGGGTATAACCAAACTTGACATTGAACTCTGTGCCACTTCTGGAAAAAAACCTAGCCGTGCTGTTTATGCTGCTTATCGTATCCTTAGGCGAACTCAATTGCCAATTGAACTTGTAACTGAGGTAACTGTGGAGTAGAAGGCTTTATCTATTTCTTTTTGCGTCCTGACATTTCAAAGCTCTTTTTGATCTTCAAACTATCTCTTATTGCTTTATGGAAAACTTGTAATAGAATAGTGTATTTCCTTTCAAAGTCAATGAAGAAATTTTTAACTTTACTTGTATTTATTTACCTGATAGAATCTGTCTAATTTTTTAGATTGTAAAGACACCACAATTACACCTTATTATAGGGACACAAATATATTAGATTGGCCAAAAGTTAGATGCCATGACAAATCTTACAAACTATTTGATTGGGGGCATAAAAACAATCGTTTACTAAAGCTAGACCTAAGCCATTTGAGCTTTATTCAATCCTCCGTTAAACTTCTCTATGTGCATCACTTGCAAATCCATTTTTATGTGACATCGATCATTAAAACTCAATTCCACATAAGGTGTAATGTTGTCATGCTCTAATATGCAAtcaaatataacaatattatgctaataatattaataacattatttgatttttttttcaacaatcacCTTTTAAAAATAAACGTAAATAACCATGTTTCAAAAGAAATTATGTAAAAATAAACGTAAATAATCATGTTTCAAAAGAAATTATGTAaataatcaattttcaaaaacGGCTAAAACATACACGCCATCTCTGATGACGCATGCATGCATACAATTTTTAAGTGCAGTCACCAGTTCATATGGCGCATCTGAGATGTGGAGCCAGTTGCCAGTTCACATGGTGTATCTGAGATGTGGAGCCATCCCATTCGGCACGGCACATAGGTGTATACTGTGTTTTCTATAAATATGGATTCAATCCTCCACCATTCTTTCACATGATTTTCAAAAGGGATGGCCACGTTATTTTTTTGGCTGTAAAattcttgattaaaatgaaaattttgaaCATACCGTCTTAAGAGTTCCTTGATGCGTTGGTTAGACGGAGATATCCAAGATGACGAAGCCATTAGAAGGATTCAGAGTCTTCGAACGACCATCTCTCTTGCGACTGGAAAACCTCAACATTGGTGGGACGAGGTCAAAACTGACATCGACTTAATGGTGATGATGCATGGAGATGATGAAATTGTTATGACAGTTGCAATTTCTTAGATTTGATGATGTTGTGTTATGCATTTTGATTTCATGTTAAGAACATTTCGATTTTTTGTAACCAACTTGATTAATGAAAAATAGTTCCCTTCACATCTAGAAATACATTACATGTTATGCGtcatttttttatgttgttgAGCCCGTAACAAAATTGGAACAATTTTTTCGATTGTGCCCGACTTGACAACATACACTACACTTTCTCTCTAGCTTGTCAATCATATCCATTTCAGTTCTAGTACGCACTACGCTTGCTTTTGGGACGACCTTTTTTATTCCTTCGCATTTGGTCGTTATGCCAGACAATTTCTCCTTCATACACAGGTCAATAAGCCTGATTTGCTACCCCTGGAAAGTCGTTATGTACACCAAGCAAAGTCTCGGCCTTGTAAGCGGGAGATTGAAGCGATAATGCATCTTGATAAGCATGCACACACGCCGCAATGACATGAGAGCGTGACATACAGAATGCTTGAAATTTTTTGCAATCGCACCAATGAGATGGCAGTAGAACCCTATACTCTTGCCTTGCCAGCCCCTCGTTGTGgttaatcatctcttgtacaatGAACTTATGGTTATGACGGTCGAATTTGGTAACCTTATGGATTTTGGCTTTGACACTTTCTTCCTTCAAAAATTTTATGCAGCTTTCGCTCCATAGTTGTCTTGATTGTATCACTGCACTCCACTTTTCACCTCTTTTTGCGAACATCGAAGCCATCCTTAAATAGGTTGAATTCACCAAAGCGGTTACAGGGaggtttcgtatgcctttgaaGACTTCGTTCACTGATTCAACAAGATCCATGATCATGTGGCCCCATCATTGTCCATTGTCATATGACCTCGTCCATTTCTCTATTGGAAGATTATCAACCCACCTCCCTGCACCGGGATTTGACAACTTAATCTCGCTGCGATAGTGTTTGAACGAAGGTTGAGTTAATGCATATCCAACATTCACGAGAGTTTTTCGAAGAGCCTCTTCTTTCatctcccgcatgaaattttgtgcAATATGTCTAATGCAGTAGACATGAGTAGAAGAGGGTAATGCCAGCCATTAGCAGGATTGTTGTATGCACTCTCAATAGAAGTATGCTTGTCGGAAATTACACAGAGACCAGATTGCGGAGTAACATGTATTCGGAAATTcttgagaaagaaactccaagctcCACCAATCTCTCCTTCCACTAGATCGAATGCAATTTGGAAAATGTTGTTGTTGCCATCTTGTGCAATTTTTATCAGTAGTGTCCCTTTATATTTCCTGTACAACCACGTTCCATCTATTTGAATAATAGGTTtgtgtaacacccataatttcgtaaattaatttaattgaatttttattttagttatttgaatttatttaattattcggggattaaattaaaatttggtAGAATTATGAGAATAAGATTATTGGGCCAGAGTTGTAGTTAGTAAAGAGGAGGTGTCAATTGTTGAGCCTTTTACTAAAGTTGGTCTGTTTtgcataaaagaaggaaaatagaGGAAATTGGAAAAATATAAGAGAAAGAGCATTTTGGAAAAaagagaagaacgtgaaagagctgAAGAGCATAAGAAGGGGAGGAACCAAACCAaattctaaggtaaggggggactcttcagATTAATCTCTTTTATCAATTCATGAGTAGTAGGATTGATTGTATGTTGTCTGATTCGATTGagatatgttaggttttggggaattttggggtTTTAGGAAGATTTGATGAATTGGAATGACAGTGATTGCATATGGTGTTAATTGGTTTCTAAAACATTTAATATTGTGTGATAACATGAATTCTGGTGTTGTTTTTGTGTTTGAATCGTTTGGATACGAATTGGGTGGAAATAAAAATGATTGGATGCTGTAAAACTGTGTTTTGGGGACTGCAGgtacgaggtaaccggttaccaggaGAGTGGTGTAACCGATTACCTGAGTTACGTCAACCAGGAATTTATATTCGTTGTGAAGTAACTGGTTACTTGGGGTGAGGTAACCTGTTACCGCTGTTTGAAAATGTGTTATTGTTGCTgtctgggaggcagtaaccggttacttgaagtgAGGTAACTGGTTACCTCTTTTACGGTTAGTATTCTGGGTTACTTCGtcaggcagtaaccggttacttgaagtgaggtaaccggttaccgctgtttgttttttaaaaaaataatgtatttTATAAAATTCACATCTTTTAAACCATTTATCCATTTTGAGTACCGTCTTGAGCATCATGAAGCTAATAAAATATTCTATGTTACCGAATAATGTATGGGAATAGTAGTTGGATTTATTTTAAATGCCTTGATTTAAACTCTTGGTATTGTATCGTACATTGTGTGCATAAACTgattaatgtgacaatgtggatgTGCTGTGACAATATGTGTGACGTAATATTGTGCCTGGTGTGAACTATATATTGTGATCGTTTGGATTATGTTGAGGTTTGAATACATTATCCATAattgttgttggtgttgatgattagcatgcgataGGTGATGCATCCATACATAATCATAATTGTGGTGGAGTTggatcagcggtagctaattcctattgtgtggaattggtgagtggAGGTagtcgtatccttgatgatggtggatcagtgAGATAGGTTAATCCCATGGATTGGTACCACATatatgtagttgcattgcattaggttgtatatatggttataacatgaatggaaggtgTTCAATGCTATAATATGGTGTGATTGATTTAATTGGTAAGTTTGATGTATTAATTGTTGAATACCTGAATATattcaattgggtgaataatatgtatGATATCTTGTTATTTGTGGAtttataacattgattaattgtgaatgagactcacccttattgttgaaaattttcagattaaggagtagcggattgtgcttggtgaggataactcgtagagttacttcgttttaGTTCGGttgtgtcagtgtcatgctccggtcttgtaacactggggaacacttATGTTAGAGTTGTATGATGAATTATCTTCCTATGTTGGAataatgttttgttggttttgtACGGTGAACTTTGATGTGAATTACgattgttttatgttattcagttttgaagtATTTTCCACTGTGTTAACATAATCACTAAATAATATGTTTCGACGTCCCTTTAATGCATGACGCGgtttattgtttttaatattatgaatttgtaataccctttttatgttttactctgaattttatttgatattctgtggggttttagaagggtgttacaatttgTAGAATGCAAACCTCTGATGCAAGGTTGAAACGCCCAGAACAATTGATggaatattacatttttttattgaaacaaGTGTCGTCTGGGGCATACGCTGACAATGTTTCCATAATAGAAACATTCCCAGGAGCATATGTGTGAAGTGCATGCAAATAGCCTTGGCCTTGGTCTTTGTATGATTCTTCCTAGTTTTCGTATACTTTTTCAATCGCCTTGGTCTTTCCTAACCATACCTTTCGGTACGAGTAAGTATAATTGTAAACAAAGGTGATGTGAGAGATTATGATACTCACCTTCAACAATGGATCATTGCTTACGAGAGGTAAAATTTCTTGACATATAAGATCATAAGTTGGTTTACGATGATCTTGTGTCTGATTTATTGTAAGACAAGTGTGTTCTTGTGAAATAGAGTCGATCACCCAGGAATCGCTTCTCAACCTGCATGATGCTTCCAACCTAAACATACAATCCTCGTTTGCACGCTTAATTTTGTACCTCTCCGCATTTGTTCTTTCGACTCTAAAATAAAtagaattcaccaagagaaactTTTTAATAACCCGCACACAATCATCTTTTGAACAAAATTTGTCTCCCACTTTTAACTCATATGACTGCACTGACTAGTTGTAGAATATATCTGCTGATGGCTCATCTTCGTCTAGATTAAAGTTTGTCATGTGCACAGGTGGTTTATACACATGTGTTGAAGGTAGTGGGCCTTGATCTTCCTCTTTAGACTCATCGTTCACCATGTTATTAACTTCTAGCTctgattcttcttctccttcttcttcaacGACATCGACTTCAGCTTGTTCATCGCCAATGGAATTAACAACTTGTGACATAAGTGCCAGTGACATTTGAGGATTTTGTAGCAAAACATACAACTCAATCGAGTTGT encodes:
- the LOC131611013 gene encoding uncharacterized protein LOC131611013 isoform X1, which translates into the protein MSMNTIIGEETKPPEEIEIPKESLSDCSSSGCPTSPVKKFKRVLGLGRIYDDSYKNTLFRVTNLSDSSKEDIVVCMNEHPNVLMMTTLTIFQGRQLAKRIKEELGITKLDIELCATSGKKPSRAVYAAYRILRRTQLPIELVTEVTVE
- the LOC131611013 gene encoding uncharacterized protein LOC131611013 isoform X2; this encodes MNTIIGEETKPPEEIEIPKESLSDCSSSGCPTSPVKKFKRVLGLGRIYDDSYKNTLFRVTNLSDSSKEDIVVCMNEHPNVLMMTTLTIFQGRQLAKRIKEELGITKLDIELCATSGKKPSRAVYAAYRILRRTQLPIELVTEVTVE